The genomic stretch CATTGTTTTCAACGTGGACAAAGAAGGTTGGAAACTCGAATTTGAAGAAGGCGCGATTATGAGCGGCAACACTTCCGAACACGTGAAAGATGCCGCGCCTATTCTCGGAAGTTATTTTGATATTCTCTGCATTCGCACGTTTCCCTCGCTCGTCAATCGGGAAGATGATTACAGCGAATTGTACATTAGCGAGTTCATCAAATATTGCGGTCGTCCCGTGATTAGTTTGGAAAGTTCTACGTTGCATCCTTTGCAAAGCTTGACCGATGTAATTACGATTACCGAGCAATTACAAAACACCCCTTTAGGGGTTGGGGGCAAACCAAAAATTGTTCTCACTTGGGCGCCGCACGTGAAAGCCTTGCCACAATGCGTTTCCAACAGTTTTTCGCAATGGATAAATGCGTGGGACGGCAAAGGCGAATTTGTGATTGCGCATCCTGAACATTATGAATTGGCAGAACAATTTACCAAAGGTGCTACCATCACGCACAACCAGGATGAAGCATTGAAAGACGCGGATTTTGTGTATGTGAAAAATTGGAGTACCTATAATGATTACGGAAAAATCTATGAAAACGACCCGTCATGGATGTTGACGTTAGATAAACTAAAACAAACCAACAATGCCAAAGTAATGCACTGTTTACCTGTTCGCCGCAATGTGGAATTAAGCGATGAAGTATTGGACAGCGCGCACAGCATTGTAACGCAGGAAGCGGGAAACAGAGTGTGGGCTGCGCAAGCGGTGATTAGTGAGTTTTTGTAAATGCAAATAAATTAATTGTGAGAGAAATGGATAATTCAATTAAACTGATAGGCAACAAAACTCTTTGTTTGTTTGATGATAAAGGAAATATTCTTTTAACTCACAAGCCACGTTGGACAGAATTTAAAGAGTTTAAACGTATTGAATACAACTGCATCATCGTGAAAGAAAGTGCAGAAAAATTTTTGGATAAATCAGGCTTCGCAAATATTTATTGTTTAGATGAGAAGTTTCATATTGTTTGGACGATTAAAGCCCCTTTTAAAAATGATAGTTTTCCTAATCTAAATCCTATTATTTGGAATAAACAGACAATAAGACTGCAAAAGACAATGGCTATTTGACACTTGAAATCATTGACAATTCAAAAACTTTTTTATGTTCAAGTTGGAATGGATTTACTGTTACTGTCGATTATTATACAGGCGAAATAATCACAAAAGAATTTACAAAATAAAAAACTGAAGAATATTGTTTTGTATGGATAAATTATTTGTAGTTAAAATCGGCGGCAACGTAATAGACAATGAAGAAAATCTCTCATCATTCTTAAAACAATTTGCGGATTTGTTTGGTGCTGATGCGCACCCCTTTAGGGGACGGGGGCTTTTGGTTCACGGCGGTGGAAAAATCGCTACAAAAATCGGAGACCGGTTGGGCATCAAATCTAATTATATCAATGGTCGCAGAATTACCGATGACGGTACAATTGATTTAGTCACGATGGTGTATGGCGGTTTGGTCAATAAAAAAATTGTTGCGAAACTGCAAGCAAACAATTGCAACGCAATCGGTTTAACAGGCGCAGATGCAAATATTATTCCTGCAACAAAACGTCCTATTGCAAATTCCCCTTCAGGGGACAGGGGTGTTGATTTCGGTTGGGTGGGCGACATTAACGCAAGCGAATTAAAAATTAATAATTTAGAATTAATAATTAAAAACGGCATCACGCCTGTGTTTGCGCCGCTTACGCACGACGGACAAGGACACATTTTAAACACGAATGCCGATACCATTGCATCTTTCTTAGCTATTGCATTATCGCAATATTACGATACACGATTGATTTATTGTTTTGAAAAGAAAGGCGTGCTGGAAAATGTGGATGATGAAAATTCAGTTATCCGGAATATTAATAAAGAAAAATATCAGCAACTGTTGCAAGAGCAAAAATTATTTGAAGGTATCATTCCGAAAATAGACAATGCTTTTGCTGCAATCGATGCAGGCGTGAAAGAAGTGCTGATAGGCGATGCGAATGATTTATTGAAAAATACAACGGATGAAACGGAGGGAACGCTTATCAATTGAAAAACGAATAATTGACAATTAAAAATTATTATGTCCGACTCACGACTCACGACTCACGATTCACTTTACACCGATGCAATTAATCTCTTAAAACAATTAGTTGCAACGCCGTCTTTTTCCAAAGAAGAAGACGGAACAGCTACGATAATTGAACAATTTTTTCAAAGCAAAAATATTCCTTCTCAAAGATTTCTGAATAATGTTTGGGCAATCAATAAATATTTTGATTCGCTGAAACCAACGCTGTTATTGAATTCACATCACGACACGGTAAAGCCGAATGCGAAGTATACCAAAAATCCTTTTGAACCGATTGAAGAAGACGGCAAGCTTTATGGCTTGGGAAGCAATGATGCAGGCGGTTGTTTAGTTTCGTTGATTGCTGCGTTTGTATATTTTTTTGATAAAGAAAATTTGCCCTTTAATATCGTAATTGCTGCAACGGCGGAAGAAGAAATTACAGGAAAAAACGGCATTGAAGCGTTGTTGAAAAACGAAACCTTTCTTTCTTCAACAGGTTTTGCAAACTCCCCCTTCGGGGGATGGGGGGCAATCGTAGGCGAACCCACACAAATGGAACTTGCCGTTGCCGAAAAAGGTTTAATGGTCATCGATGCAACGGCGCAAGGCGTTGCAGGACACGCGGCACGCAACGAGGGCGACAATGCTTTGTACAAAGCTGTAAAAGATATTCACTGGTTTGAGACATTCAAGTACCCGAAAGTTTCGGAATGGCTGGGCGAAGTGAAGCAAACCGTTACCGTTATTGAAACAGAAAATAAGGCACACAATGTTGTTCCTGCAACTTGCAAATTTGTAGTGGATATACGCATTCCCGATTGTTATACGCACGAAGAAATTATCCATATTATTAAAGAAAATATTCAGAGTGATTTTAAAGAACGGAGTGTGCGCCTGCGTTCTACGCGAATTGAAGTAGAACATCCATTGGTAAAATCGGGTATTGCGTTGGGTAAAAAACCTTACGGTTCGCCTACTTGTTCAGACAAAGCATTGATTCCTTTTCCGGCTTTAAAATGTGGTCCGGGCTTTAGCGGAAGAAGCCATACTGCCGACGAATTTATTTTCTTGGATGAAATAAAAGATGGCATCGAAACATATATCAAAATGATTGAGAGCATTGTTATTTAAAAAAGATTATAAAAATATGTCATCATTGTTTCCTAAAGAATTTAAGACAGCTATAAGCAACCTATCCTCAGCAGAAAAAGATAAATTGATTTTCCGATTGCTGAAAAAAGATTTAGTATTAGCAAACCGGCTTTCGTTTGAACTCGTAAATACCGATACAGTAGAAGAACAAAGGGAGAAAGTAAAAAAACGTCTTGCCGGTCGCATAGACATAGTTACACAAAATTTTTATTCGCCGGGTTATCTTAATTGGGACGTGCGTGAAATGAGCGGAACTATAAACGAACACGTAAGCATTACAAAAGATAAATACGGAGAGATTTCTTTAAACCTGTTTTTACTGAACAAGTTGCTCGCTCAAAACAATACCAACATATCCTCTTCTACATACGACAAGGCAGTTAAATTTTGCACAGCCGTAATTGCCAGAACATTTAAAATTTTATTACTCATCAAAAAAATGCACGAAGATTATTTTATTGAATTTAAAACCGATTTGGAAACTTTAGGAAAACTCATCGGCAATAATCCTTTTTTGCTGCGCACAGCCATACACAACGGTTTGGATACAAACTGGCTTTTGTCGGGCAACATTCCTGACAATATTGAACAAATACACAAACAACTAAGGCAGAATGGCTTTCTTAGATAAACTATTTTTAAAAAATAAGAACAAAAAAACAGTGCAGCTCATTTTCGCTACTAATAATCAAAACAAAGTAAAAGAAATTGCAAGCATATTGCCTTCAACTATTGAAGTAAAATCTTTGAAAGATGCAGGCATCAACATTGACATTCCCGAACCACATGAAACATTGAAAGAAAACGCTTCTGAAAAATCAAGAACGATTTTTAAGCTCACGCATCAAAACTGTTTTAGCGAAGATACAGGTTTGGAAGTTGATGTGCTTAACGGCGCGCCCGGTGTGAAGAGCGCACGCTATGCAGGTGAACCTGCCAATGATGAAAAAAATATTGAAAAATTATTAAACGAATTAAGCCCGAAACCCAATAGCAGCGCGCGTTTCAGAACAGTTGTCTCTTTGATTTGGAATGAAGAAGAATATTTTTTTGAAGGCGTTTGCGAAGGAAAAATTATTGATGAAAAACTTGGCGAAAACGGTTTTGGTTATGACCCTGTTTTTGTTCCGAACGGAAGCGATAAGACTTTTGCACAAATGAATTTGGAAGAAAAAAATCAGTTCAGTCATCGAAAAAAAGCTGTAAGCAAATTGACTGAATTTTTGAATTCTGTTTCACGCAACGAAACAAAGTAAACAAAGAGCGCAATGTTGTCTCGTTGTTTTCTTAGCGCACTTTGCATGAAATTAAAATATCTTCTACAACTCAATCATCTGCCAATCTTGTTTCAATTCGCTGAAAGCCATGTCAAGTCTTTGTTTGTGCGTATCGGTTATAAAAATTTGCGCATCGGTATCGTTACAAACTTTGTTCAATAAATTCAACATTCTGTCTTCGTCCAGTTTCTCAAACACATCGTCCAATAACAAAACAGGCGAATGTTTTTTGACGTTTTTTATCGAAAAATATTCAGCCAATTTTAAAGCAAACAATAAACTTTTCCTTTGTCCCTGCGAAGCCAGTTGCTTGAAAGGTTCGTTGTCCATCAACAAAGTCAAATCGTCTTTATGAATGCCGGCGGTCGTTCTTTGTAAATACAAATCGCGCTGCCGGTTATCTTTTAATAATTGTAACAAGGACTTGTCCAATAACTGCGATTGGTAATTCATAACAACATTTTCATCCTTATCTGCAATCGCTTCATATTGTTGTAACGCAATCGGAATAAGGGTTTCCAGAAATTCTTTTCTACAAGAAAAAATTTTTTGTCCTGCATTTGCAAGCTGCTCATCCAACACATCGAGCAAATCAAAATTATTCGATTGCTGCTCGTGCAAGTTTTTCAAACAACTATTTCGTTGCAATAAAAGTTTATTGTAATCAATCAGTTCCTGCAAATAATCAGGGAATAACTGCGACAAAATCGTATCCAAAAACTTGCGTCTTTCCTCACTTCCGCCTGTGATTAAAGTGGAATCATCCGGTGCAATGAACACGCAAGGAAAGCGACCAATGTGCGATGAAAATTTTTTTACAACATCATCATCCACATAAAATTCTTTTTTTCCGGTTTCGCGTAAAATGCAAGTGAGATACTGTTCTTTGTTGCTATCGTCAACTATTCCGTCAATCCGAAAGCCTTGCAAACCGTGCATTGCGTTTTTTGCATCTGGCTTGGAAAAATAACTTTTGGTAAAGCACAGGTAATAAATTGCATCAAGCAAATTGGTTTTGCCGCTTCCGTTTGCGCCGCAAATACCCACAATCTTCTTATTGAAATTAAAAGATTGCGACATATAATTCCTGAATTGTACCAAAGAAATTTTTGTAAAAAACGGCATGGCGCAAAGTAATTAATAATTCATAATTATAAATTAATAATTAATGAAACATTGATGATACGCGCCTTTCAGAGAATTACAAAAAATAAAAACGACACTCTTACGAATGCCGTTTCATGAAATATTATTCAAGAAAAACTATTTTCCTACTCTTGTAATCTTCAGAATATTTGTTGGCAAATGGTCTTGTACCGGCGTGCTCGCAGTATTTACTACCACGTCACCATCTTTAATAAATTGCCGTTCGTGCAAAATATTTATTTCATCGTTAATGATATTATCCAAGCTGATTTCTTCTTCATAGAAAAATGCGCGTACACCCCACGATAAACTTAGTTGATTAACTAATTGCTTCTCTTTTGTAAAAATATACAATGGCACTTTCGGTCTGTAACTGCTGATTCTGAATGCCGTATAGCCTGATTGCGTCATACCGATTAACGCCGCGGCATTTACTTCCTGTGCAATTTTGCAAGCGTTGTAACAAAGTGCATCGCTCAACACTGTGGGCGAATGCGCCAACACTTTCAGTTCGCTCCCTCTATCGTAACGATAGTCGGTTTTCTCCACTTCCATGATTATTTTACGCATCGTTTCAACTACCAAAGTCGGATGTTTTCCTGTTGCAGTTTCGCCGCTCAACATCACGGCATCTGCACCTTCCAGCACAGCGTTGGCAACGTCTGTAATCTCGCTGCGGTTAGGTTTAATGCGGTCAATCATGCTTTCCATCATTTGCGTAGCAACAATCACTGGTTTAGAACGATGCAGACATTTGCGGATAATTTCTTTTTGTGCCAAAGGAATCTTCTCGACAGGAAGCTCTACGCCTAAATCGCCTCGGGCAACCATCACACCATCGGATTCGTTCACAATGTTTTTTAAATCTTCCATTGCAGACGGCATCTCAATCTTGGACATGATTTTTATTTTACTACCCTTTTCATCCACAAGTTTTCTCAGGTTAATCATATCTTCGGCTTTGCGCACGAAAGATAAGGCAACCCAATCGAGGTCCTGTTCTAATATGAATTCCAAATCAATCAAATCTTTTTCCGTCATAGCCGGCAACGAAATATTCGTATCGGGAAGATTCACGCCTTTATTGGGCAGCAAATCGCCGCCGTAAGTTACGCGCACTTTTACATTACCGGATGTCTTATCAACTTCCGTAACCACCACTTCAAGCTTTCCGTCGTCAATCAAAATCTTTTCGCCTACGGCAACATCATTATGAAGATTGGGATAGGAAACGTAAATTTTTTCTTTTGTACCAATTACTTTTTCGGTAGATGTAAACGTAAGTATATCGCCCGGTTCAATGTGCAACTTGTCGTTTTCCAGTTTTCCAACCCGCAATTTAGGTCCCTGCAAATCGCCAAGAATAGCTATATTAAAAGGTTCTTCTTTATTAATTCTACGGATATTATCGATGATTTCCGCTTTATTTTCGTGCGTTCCGTGAGAAAAGTTCAGGCGAAAAACGTTTACGCCGACTTTTGCTAAATCCAGTAGCTGTTCATATTTCTCACAAGCGGGTCCAACTGTTGCCACAATTTTAGTTCTGTGAAAATTGTGCTGAATACCTGTATCTGCATCCATTTCTTTATGCAAATATTTTTCTACGCTTTCAGACATTTTATCTTTCGTTTTTGTATAAGAGTTCAATATTATAAATTAAAAAAGAAAGAATACAAATTATTCAACTGTATTCTTTCCCCATCGCTATTTTTAGCTTGCCAGTATTTTTACCATCCGCAGCCAGCCCTCATCGACTGTATGCTTTTCGCGAATGGCAATTTCCAAAGGCGTATATACTATTTGATTATTAATAATGCCGACCATTACGCCGGAAGTATCGTTCAGCAAGGCTTCTACAGCATGATAACCCATGCGGCTTGCTATTAACCTGTCCTGGCAACTGGGCGAGCCGCCGCGCTGTATGTGTCCCAAAATAGAAACTTTCGTATCGAAATTAGGCAGCCGTTCGCGGATAATTTTAGCCACTTCATTTGCACCGCCAAATGCATCGCCTTCGGCAACCACAATGATATTGACCAGTTTTTTTCTTTTTTCTTTTTCAGAAAGCGCATCCACCACATCTTCAATATTGGTTGAAGCTTCGGGTATCAGAATATTTTCCGCACCTGCGGCAATGCCACTGTGCAATGCAATGTAACCCGCATGGCGTCCCATCACTTCTACAATAAACAGTCTGTCATGTGCATCGGCGGTATCACGTATTTTATCAATCGCGTCCAAAGCCGTGTTGCAAGCGGTATCAAAACCAATCGTATAATCCGTTCCGTATAAATCTTTATCAATAGTTCCCGGCAACCCGATAACAGGCAAGCCAAATTCCTGTTGCAGCTTCATGCCTCCCGTAAAACTACCGTCGCCGCCAATGACAATTAATCCGTCAATACCATGTTTTTGCAAATTGGCATACGCTTTTTGACGTCCTTCGGCTGTGTAAAATTCTTTACAACGAGCCGACTTCAATACCGTTCCCCCACGCTGAATAATATTGGCAACCGATTGCGAATCCATTTGAAAAATATCATCGTCCACCATGCCGCTGTAACCACGCCTGATGCCGAAAATGTCCAATCCAAAATAATTTGCCGTTCTTACAACTGCTCTTAATGCAGCATTCATTCCGGGCGAATCGCCACCCGAAGTAAGAACTGCTAACTTGTTTATTTTATTGGGCATACTGAATTTTTAAATCTTGGTAA from Arachidicoccus sp. BS20 encodes the following:
- a CDS encoding Rossmann-fold NAD(P)-binding domain-containing protein; amino-acid sequence: MSLIKNKKFTSVEDVADINALVQKALQYKANPFADVALGVNKRIGLLFLNPSLRTRLSTQIAAKNLGMEAIVFNVDKEGWKLEFEEGAIMSGNTSEHVKDAAPILGSYFDILCIRTFPSLVNREDDYSELYISEFIKYCGRPVISLESSTLHPLQSLTDVITITEQLQNTPLGVGGKPKIVLTWAPHVKALPQCVSNSFSQWINAWDGKGEFVIAHPEHYELAEQFTKGATITHNQDEALKDADFVYVKNWSTYNDYGKIYENDPSWMLTLDKLKQTNNAKVMHCLPVRRNVELSDEVLDSAHSIVTQEAGNRVWAAQAVISEFL
- the argB gene encoding acetylglutamate kinase, which translates into the protein MDKLFVVKIGGNVIDNEENLSSFLKQFADLFGADAHPFRGRGLLVHGGGKIATKIGDRLGIKSNYINGRRITDDGTIDLVTMVYGGLVNKKIVAKLQANNCNAIGLTGADANIIPATKRPIANSPSGDRGVDFGWVGDINASELKINNLELIIKNGITPVFAPLTHDGQGHILNTNADTIASFLAIALSQYYDTRLIYCFEKKGVLENVDDENSVIRNINKEKYQQLLQEQKLFEGIIPKIDNAFAAIDAGVKEVLIGDANDLLKNTTDETEGTLIN
- a CDS encoding M20 family metallo-hydrolase yields the protein MSDSRLTTHDSLYTDAINLLKQLVATPSFSKEEDGTATIIEQFFQSKNIPSQRFLNNVWAINKYFDSLKPTLLLNSHHDTVKPNAKYTKNPFEPIEEDGKLYGLGSNDAGGCLVSLIAAFVYFFDKENLPFNIVIAATAEEEITGKNGIEALLKNETFLSSTGFANSPFGGWGAIVGEPTQMELAVAEKGLMVIDATAQGVAGHAARNEGDNALYKAVKDIHWFETFKYPKVSEWLGEVKQTVTVIETENKAHNVVPATCKFVVDIRIPDCYTHEEIIHIIKENIQSDFKERSVRLRSTRIEVEHPLVKSGIALGKKPYGSPTCSDKALIPFPALKCGPGFSGRSHTADEFIFLDEIKDGIETYIKMIESIVI
- the rdgB gene encoding RdgB/HAM1 family non-canonical purine NTP pyrophosphatase, whose translation is MQLIFATNNQNKVKEIASILPSTIEVKSLKDAGINIDIPEPHETLKENASEKSRTIFKLTHQNCFSEDTGLEVDVLNGAPGVKSARYAGEPANDEKNIEKLLNELSPKPNSSARFRTVVSLIWNEEEYFFEGVCEGKIIDEKLGENGFGYDPVFVPNGSDKTFAQMNLEEKNQFSHRKKAVSKLTEFLNSVSRNETK
- the recF gene encoding DNA replication/repair protein RecF (All proteins in this family for which functions are known are DNA-binding proteins that assist the filamentation of RecA onto DNA for the initiation of recombination or recombinational repair.): MPFFTKISLVQFRNYMSQSFNFNKKIVGICGANGSGKTNLLDAIYYLCFTKSYFSKPDAKNAMHGLQGFRIDGIVDDSNKEQYLTCILRETGKKEFYVDDDVVKKFSSHIGRFPCVFIAPDDSTLITGGSEERRKFLDTILSQLFPDYLQELIDYNKLLLQRNSCLKNLHEQQSNNFDLLDVLDEQLANAGQKIFSCRKEFLETLIPIALQQYEAIADKDENVVMNYQSQLLDKSLLQLLKDNRQRDLYLQRTTAGIHKDDLTLLMDNEPFKQLASQGQRKSLLFALKLAEYFSIKNVKKHSPVLLLDDVFEKLDEDRMLNLLNKVCNDTDAQIFITDTHKQRLDMAFSELKQDWQMIEL
- the pyk gene encoding pyruvate kinase, whose translation is MSESVEKYLHKEMDADTGIQHNFHRTKIVATVGPACEKYEQLLDLAKVGVNVFRLNFSHGTHENKAEIIDNIRRINKEEPFNIAILGDLQGPKLRVGKLENDKLHIEPGDILTFTSTEKVIGTKEKIYVSYPNLHNDVAVGEKILIDDGKLEVVVTEVDKTSGNVKVRVTYGGDLLPNKGVNLPDTNISLPAMTEKDLIDLEFILEQDLDWVALSFVRKAEDMINLRKLVDEKGSKIKIMSKIEMPSAMEDLKNIVNESDGVMVARGDLGVELPVEKIPLAQKEIIRKCLHRSKPVIVATQMMESMIDRIKPNRSEITDVANAVLEGADAVMLSGETATGKHPTLVVETMRKIIMEVEKTDYRYDRGSELKVLAHSPTVLSDALCYNACKIAQEVNAAALIGMTQSGYTAFRISSYRPKVPLYIFTKEKQLVNQLSLSWGVRAFFYEEEISLDNIINDEINILHERQFIKDGDVVVNTASTPVQDHLPTNILKITRVGK
- the pfkA gene encoding 6-phosphofructokinase produces the protein MPNKINKLAVLTSGGDSPGMNAALRAVVRTANYFGLDIFGIRRGYSGMVDDDIFQMDSQSVANIIQRGGTVLKSARCKEFYTAEGRQKAYANLQKHGIDGLIVIGGDGSFTGGMKLQQEFGLPVIGLPGTIDKDLYGTDYTIGFDTACNTALDAIDKIRDTADAHDRLFIVEVMGRHAGYIALHSGIAAGAENILIPEASTNIEDVVDALSEKEKRKKLVNIIVVAEGDAFGGANEVAKIIRERLPNFDTKVSILGHIQRGGSPSCQDRLIASRMGYHAVEALLNDTSGVMVGIINNQIVYTPLEIAIREKHTVDEGWLRMVKILAS